One genomic segment of Hevea brasiliensis isolate MT/VB/25A 57/8 chromosome 3, ASM3005281v1, whole genome shotgun sequence includes these proteins:
- the LOC110645799 gene encoding uncharacterized protein LOC110645799 — protein sequence MGITAKSKAKSSYENWGMGLLFVFFPEDNSASAAAAPTTTSTAIVDKASPSSSPSSSSKTIKRTNSNSPILTKAQSTISICALLLFLTLLLFTLSTFEPTIPNPTTTIKTPRRFLSDNAPNKFIKTHQAKSKFSWFYSIWTSRYQPRNGRKRSEFLSSFALQGMGKLYNRGTRAMSDLIVGHVVEDTNEDEFRLFLRLLHRSGLTARADLVFIFGSSSSASRFEALIQEESDSFLKLVRQYIELNNTSHDSVSVPPLRFDVTQFVKRGKKELGEPLWGKRIRVNGYNDSEESEGKSTQFSYGSVVGFEASELDPENSLSGFLDHVPMSLRRWACYPMLLGRVRRNFKHMMLVDVKKLVLLSDPLGLVRNQSPESVYISTKQQTTSSTKHGKRNNNSDKTQSQSPVNSAILMGGTQGTRRFSKAMLTEIVRAAMQHKKKNSITESAILGQLVSNVHILKNINLIKSTESITEASKLNESNSSSKWGNYRIIQRGNDNYDLNSIIMKHICSWEVDSGVYRDC from the coding sequence ATGGGAATCACAGCCAAGTCCAAGGCCAAGAGTAGCTACGAAAATTGGGGCATGGGATTACTCTTCGTTTTCTTCCCTGAAGATAACTCCGCCTCCGCCGCCGCCGCCCCCACCACCACTTCCACCGCCATTGTCGATAAAGCTAGTCCCTCTTCAAGCCCCAGTAGTAGCAGCAAAACCATCAAAAGAACCAACTCCAATAGCCCCATCCTCACAAAAGCTCAATCCACCATCTCTATTTGTGCTCTTCTACTCTTCCTCACCCTCCTCCTCTTCACTCTCTCCACCTTCGAACCCACGATCCCCAATCCCACCACCACCATTAAAACTCCTCGTAGATTTCTCTCAGATAACGCTCCTAACAAGTTCATCAAGACCCACCAGGCAAAATCCAAATTTTCTTGGTTTTACAGCATTTGGACAAGCCGATATCAACCTAGAAATGGTCGTAAAAGAAGtgaatttctctcttcttttgcTTTACAGGGAATGGGCAAGCTCTATAACCGTGGAACCAGAGCCATGAGTGATCTTATTGTTGGTCATGTAGTGGAAGACACCAATGAAGATGAGTTCAGGCTTTTCTTGAGACTATTGCATAGGTCGGGTCTCACAGCCAGAGCTGATTTAGTTTTCATATTCGGTTCTTCCTCATCTGCATCAAGATTTGAAGCTTTGATTCAAGAAGAGAGCGACTCGTTCTTGAAACTCGTTCGTCAATACATAGAATTGAACAACACGAGTCATGACTCAGTGTCGGTGCCTCCGTTGAGATTTGACGTGACTCAGTTTGTGAAGCGTGGGAAGAAGGAACTGGGAGAGCCTCTATGGGGGAAAAGAATTCGGGTTAATGGTTACAATGACTCGGAAGAAAGTGAAGGTAAGTCGACTCAGTTCAGTTACGGGTCAGTAGTAGGTTTTGAAGCGAGTGAGCTTGATCCAGAGAACTCGCTTTCTGGGTTCTTAGACCATGTACCAATGAGTTTGAGAAGATGGGCTTGTTATCCAATGTTGCTCGGTCGAGTTAGGAGAAATTTTAAGCACATGATGTTAGTGGACGTGAAAAAGCTGGTATTACTCAGTGATCCACTCGGCCTAGTCAGGAATCAGAGTCCAGAGTCAGTGTACATATCAACAAAACAACAAACTACCAGCTCAACAAAGCATGGCAAAAGGAACAACAACTCAGACAAAACCCAGTCTCAATCTCCAGTTAACTCAGCGATTTTGATGGGAGGAACTCAGGGAACTCGCCGGTTTTCAAAAGCAATGCTAACCGAAATCGTCCGAGCTGCCATGCAACACAAGAAGAAGAACTCAATAACCGAGTCTGCAATTTTGGGTCAACTAGTGAGCAATGTGCACATATTGAAGAACATAAATTTGATAAAATCTACCGAGTCAATCACAGAAGCGAGTAAACTCAATGAGTCAAACTCATCAAGCAAGTGGGGTAATTATAGAATAATCCAAAGAGGTAATGATAATTATGATCTTAATTCAATCATTATGAAGCACATATGTTCATGGGAAGTAGATTCTGGTGTTTATAGAGACTGCTAG